One genomic window of bacterium includes the following:
- a CDS encoding iron-sulfur cluster assembly scaffold protein, protein MNNTFIQQNIIDHYKNPRYFNKLHKYTHHSKLTNYSCGDEIELWLNVENGIITNIGFQGSGCSVSIAATSLLCEELVGKNISEIEKIDEVYIKNLLQFEPNPSRMKCAMLSAESLKKLEATN, encoded by the coding sequence ATGAATAATACTTTCATCCAACAAAACATAATTGACCATTATAAAAACCCAAGGTACTTCAATAAATTACATAAATACACACATCATTCAAAACTTACAAACTACTCATGTGGTGATGAAATTGAGCTTTGGCTGAATGTTGAAAATGGTATTATTACAAATATTGGTTTCCAAGGTAGTGGTTGTTCAGTTTCAATAGCTGCAACTTCACTGCTTTGTGAAGAATTAGTTGGTAAAAATATTTCAGAAATTGAGAAAATTGATGAAGTATATATAAAGAATCTACTTCAGTTTGAACCAAATCCGAGTAGAATGAAATGTGCAATGCTTAGTGCTGAATCATTGAAAAAGTTGGAGGCCACAAACTAA